One Actinospica robiniae DSM 44927 genomic region harbors:
- a CDS encoding mechanosensitive ion channel family protein, producing MSGPVTTLFAAASLSPSPSPSSTGVNPIEVDPGKAANWLSAHGSVLLGDGVQILCVIVGCVLLRAFVTRSINRIVRHTTQVAESRAGRLLEGSGLVAYERARQRTQAMGSVLRSVASSVIFGVGLLMVISVLHIPITPILASVSAVGVAIGLGARDLITDFLAGVSMILEDQYGVGDVVDTGLAKGTVLEVGLRVTKLRDADGEIWYVRNGSITRVGNQSQGWSRAVVDVPVHYGEDVGRVHEVLTVMVEDMYEDEHWRPRFLDDQPPQVMGIENLNGGAVVIRVQARTAPQKNYEVARELRARIKLALDAAGIELVAVP from the coding sequence GTGAGCGGACCTGTGACCACGCTGTTCGCGGCCGCCTCGCTGTCGCCGTCCCCGTCGCCCAGCAGCACGGGCGTGAACCCGATCGAGGTCGATCCGGGCAAGGCGGCGAACTGGCTCTCCGCTCACGGTTCGGTACTGCTCGGTGACGGAGTGCAGATCCTCTGCGTCATCGTCGGCTGCGTCCTGCTGCGCGCCTTCGTCACCCGCTCGATCAACCGGATCGTGCGGCACACCACGCAGGTGGCCGAGTCGCGGGCCGGCCGGCTGCTCGAGGGCTCCGGGCTGGTGGCCTACGAGCGGGCCCGACAGCGCACCCAGGCGATGGGCTCGGTACTGCGGTCGGTGGCCTCCTCGGTCATCTTCGGCGTGGGCCTGCTCATGGTGATCTCGGTGCTGCACATCCCGATCACCCCGATCCTGGCCTCGGTCTCCGCCGTGGGCGTCGCGATCGGCCTCGGCGCCCGGGACCTGATCACGGACTTCCTGGCCGGCGTCTCGATGATCCTCGAGGACCAGTACGGCGTCGGCGACGTGGTGGACACGGGCCTGGCCAAGGGCACGGTGCTCGAGGTGGGACTGCGGGTGACCAAGCTGCGCGACGCCGACGGCGAGATCTGGTATGTGCGCAACGGCTCGATCACCCGGGTGGGCAACCAGTCCCAGGGCTGGAGCCGGGCGGTGGTGGACGTCCCGGTGCACTACGGCGAGGATGTCGGGCGCGTGCACGAGGTGCTCACGGTCATGGTCGAGGACATGTACGAGGACGAGCACTGGCGCCCGCGCTTCCTCGACGACCAGCCGCCGCAGGTGATGGGCATCGAGAACCTCAACGGCGGCGCCGTGGTCATCAGGGTCCAGGCGCGCACCGCCCCGCAGAAGAACTACGAGGTGGCGCGGGAGCTGCGGGCCCGGATCAAGCTCGCGCTGGACGCCGCCGGGATAGAGCTCGTCGCCGTCCCCTGA
- a CDS encoding HNH endonuclease, with protein sequence MPHTLVLNASYEPLCVVPQRRAVVLVLNRKAVTLEGTGASLHAAGARGVGWELPAPSVVKLTRYVRVPLRRGVPLTRRAIFARDGGRCVYCDAPATSVDHVIPRSRGGQHAWDNVVSSCRRCNHVKADRPLPELGWRMKRTPVQPNGSAWRILSSGRTDQRWLPYLRGYGVDLELLPFEPQGPDGVSIPIGVPAVQGGPIATAVAIVAAPAPAPTAGPVTPLAA encoded by the coding sequence TTGCCTCATACGCTGGTCCTGAACGCGTCCTATGAACCTCTGTGCGTCGTGCCGCAGCGCCGCGCGGTGGTCCTCGTCCTCAATCGCAAGGCCGTCACCCTCGAGGGCACCGGAGCCTCGCTGCACGCCGCCGGAGCCCGCGGCGTCGGCTGGGAGCTGCCGGCGCCCTCGGTGGTCAAGCTCACCCGTTACGTGCGCGTGCCGCTGCGGCGCGGCGTGCCGCTCACCCGCCGGGCGATCTTCGCCCGCGACGGCGGCCGCTGCGTGTACTGCGACGCGCCCGCCACGAGCGTGGACCACGTGATCCCGCGTTCCCGCGGGGGCCAGCACGCCTGGGACAACGTCGTCTCCTCCTGCCGCCGCTGCAACCACGTCAAGGCCGACCGGCCGCTGCCGGAGCTCGGCTGGCGGATGAAGCGGACACCGGTGCAGCCCAACGGTTCGGCCTGGCGGATCCTGTCCTCCGGCCGCACCGACCAACGGTGGCTGCCGTACCTGCGCGGGTACGGCGTCGACCTGGAACTGCTGCCGTTCGAGCCGCAAGGGCCGGACGGCGTTTCCATTCCGATAGGCGTCCCGGCTGTCCAGGGCGGACCGATCGCGACCGCGGTGGCGATCGTCGCGGCCCCCGCCCCGGCTCCGACCGCCGGCCCCGTCACTCCGTTGGCCGCCTGA
- the malQ gene encoding 4-alpha-glucanotransferase, which yields MSPGPDLMALARAYGISTEYHDWRGRRIEVASATLIAVLAAFGVDASSPESCRSALHTRRARRALPASVVLRAEAGAANGRGTEVTAIGPADSSPRLWIELEDGSRRYDLANVRSRPGPAHDQVEYDFALPAGLPLGWHRLTGTWAGRTLSCPLAVAPHRLDTGAERGRAWGLSLQLHAVRSRQSWGMGDLEDLAQLALVAGQDLGAGFLVVNPLLASSGVEPIDPSPYLPASRRYPDPAHLRVESTFEYAYAPAEVRSRIDELGQDLRKANPSGDLLDRDLVWEAKIQALRLLRDLPPAFRGPGRDADYRAFLRREGAALRTHATWMTIVAVHGTHTEDWPDALADPHSPQTRAWQRAEAAEIELHCWMQWLLDEQFAAARAACERAGMPYGVIHDLPIGAQADGADVWSDPEVYAHGVTVGAPPDEFNQSGQNWASRPWRPDKLAETGYLPYRQILTNALRHAHGLRIDHVMGLFRLWWIPEGFSPDQGTYVSYDHEAMLGVLTLEAYRGEALLIGEDLGTVEPWVRAELAGRGILGTSVLWFERDEDTGRPLHAAEWRSACLATVTTHDLPPTAQVLAGEAFDAEDWLESLRREGLLRRGAGEPETVDALHRYLAWTPARLVGVYLPDAVGDRRPHNLPGTDGDAYPNWRYPLADGTGAPVLLEDLATNARVRSLARALRALG from the coding sequence ATGAGCCCAGGGCCCGATCTGATGGCGCTCGCTCGCGCCTACGGCATTTCGACCGAATACCACGACTGGCGCGGCCGCCGGATCGAGGTGGCCTCGGCCACCCTGATCGCCGTCCTCGCCGCCTTCGGGGTGGACGCCTCCAGTCCCGAGAGCTGTCGCAGTGCCCTGCATACGCGCCGAGCGCGACGGGCGCTGCCGGCCTCGGTGGTGCTGCGCGCGGAGGCCGGCGCCGCCAACGGACGCGGCACCGAGGTGACCGCGATCGGCCCGGCCGACTCGTCCCCGCGGCTGTGGATCGAACTCGAGGACGGCAGCCGCCGGTACGACCTGGCCAACGTGCGTTCGCGCCCGGGCCCGGCGCACGACCAGGTCGAGTACGACTTCGCCCTGCCGGCCGGCCTCCCGCTCGGCTGGCACCGGCTCACCGGCACCTGGGCCGGGCGCACGCTCTCCTGCCCGCTCGCGGTCGCGCCGCACCGGCTGGACACCGGCGCCGAGCGCGGCCGGGCCTGGGGGCTCTCGCTGCAGCTGCACGCGGTGCGCTCGCGCCAGTCCTGGGGCATGGGAGACCTCGAAGACCTCGCCCAGCTCGCCCTGGTGGCCGGGCAGGACCTCGGCGCCGGCTTCCTGGTGGTCAATCCGCTGCTGGCCTCCAGCGGCGTCGAGCCGATCGACCCCTCGCCGTACCTGCCGGCCTCGCGCCGCTACCCGGACCCCGCGCACCTGCGGGTCGAGTCCACCTTCGAGTACGCGTACGCGCCGGCCGAGGTGCGCTCGCGCATCGACGAGCTCGGCCAGGACCTGCGCAAGGCGAACCCGTCCGGCGACCTGCTCGACCGGGACCTGGTGTGGGAGGCGAAGATCCAGGCGCTGCGGCTGCTGCGGGACCTGCCGCCGGCCTTCCGCGGCCCGGGCCGGGACGCCGACTACCGCGCGTTCCTGCGGCGGGAGGGCGCCGCGCTGCGCACCCACGCCACCTGGATGACCATCGTGGCCGTGCACGGCACGCACACCGAGGACTGGCCGGACGCTCTCGCCGACCCGCACAGCCCGCAGACCCGGGCCTGGCAGCGCGCCGAGGCGGCCGAGATCGAGCTGCACTGCTGGATGCAGTGGCTGCTCGACGAGCAGTTCGCCGCCGCCCGCGCCGCCTGCGAGCGCGCCGGCATGCCCTACGGCGTCATCCACGACCTGCCCATCGGCGCCCAGGCCGACGGCGCCGACGTCTGGTCCGACCCCGAGGTCTACGCGCACGGGGTGACCGTGGGCGCGCCGCCGGACGAGTTCAACCAGTCCGGCCAGAACTGGGCCTCGCGCCCCTGGCGGCCGGACAAGCTGGCCGAGACCGGCTACCTGCCCTACCGCCAGATCCTCACCAACGCGCTGCGCCACGCCCACGGCCTGCGGATCGACCACGTGATGGGCCTGTTCCGGCTGTGGTGGATCCCGGAGGGCTTCAGCCCGGATCAGGGCACGTACGTCAGTTACGACCACGAGGCGATGCTCGGCGTGCTCACGCTCGAGGCGTACCGCGGCGAGGCGCTGCTGATCGGCGAGGACCTCGGCACGGTCGAGCCCTGGGTGCGCGCGGAGCTGGCCGGCCGCGGGATCCTGGGCACCAGCGTGCTCTGGTTCGAGCGCGACGAGGACACCGGCCGGCCGCTGCACGCGGCCGAGTGGCGCTCGGCCTGCCTGGCCACGGTCACCACGCACGACCTGCCGCCGACCGCGCAGGTGCTGGCCGGCGAGGCCTTCGACGCCGAGGACTGGCTCGAGTCGCTGCGCCGGGAGGGCCTGCTGCGCCGCGGCGCGGGCGAGCCGGAGACGGTGGACGCGCTGCACCGGTACCTGGCCTGGACTCCGGCCCGGCTGGTCGGCGTCTACCTGCCCGACGCGGTCGGCGACCGGCGCCCGCACAACCTGCCGGGCACCGACGGCGACGCGTACCCCAACTGGCGCTATCCGCTCGCCGACGGCACCGGCGCGCCGGTGCTCCTGGAGGACCTGGCGACCAACGCGCGGGTGCGCTCGCTCGCGCGGGCGCTGCGGGCGCTCGGCTAG
- a CDS encoding DUF5130 family protein, whose amino-acid sequence MTIESGQIQRAIKLAERRTGLNWSVFVGDLGTEPRTEALTRHGALGPAAAESVLVAVDPAHRKLEIVTGARARKRLDDRSCALAAASMAGTFAVRDLDGGIARGILALVEHVRRG is encoded by the coding sequence ATGACGATCGAATCCGGGCAGATCCAGCGGGCGATCAAGCTCGCGGAGCGGCGCACCGGCCTGAACTGGTCGGTGTTCGTCGGCGACCTCGGCACCGAGCCGCGGACCGAGGCGCTGACCCGGCACGGCGCCCTCGGGCCGGCCGCGGCCGAGTCGGTGCTGGTCGCGGTGGACCCGGCGCACCGCAAGCTGGAGATCGTGACCGGCGCCCGGGCCCGCAAGCGGCTGGACGACCGGTCCTGCGCGCTGGCCGCCGCGTCGATGGCGGGCACCTTCGCGGTCCGCGACCTCGACGGCGGCATCGCCCGAGGCATCCTCGCGCTGGTCGAGCACGTGCGCCGCGGCTGA
- a CDS encoding methylmalonyl-CoA mutase family protein: MSASSGKRDRPWVMRTYAGHSTPAESNALYRRNLAKGQTGLSVAFDLPTQTGYDADAELASGEVGKVGVPIAHRGDLARLFEGIPLAEMNTSMTINATAMWLLALYQVVAEEQGADPALLAGTTQNDIVKEYLSRGTYAFPPAPSLRLTTDMICYTVSALPKWNPINICSYHLQEAGARPVQEIAYALSTAITVLDAVRDSGQVPADRFDRVVERISFFVNAGVRFVEELCKMRAFTRLWDEITRERYGVTDAAARRFRYGVQVNSLGLTEAQPENNVARIVLEMLAVTLSKGARARAVQLPAWNEALGLPRPWDQQWSLRLQQVLAFESDLLEHGDLFDGSHVIEAETTALIDAAREEMGKIEDMGGIVAAVESGYLKAQLVSAHAERRARIESGEQIVVGVNAFRETEPNPLTADLDAAIQTVDAAVEQEAADALIRWRASREAAAVDAALARLRKDAVDQGTNLMPATLQCARAGVTTGEWAGALREVFGEFRAPTGVAAAAVGTQVSAELAELRARVRAEGERRGRRPRMLVGKPGLDGHSNGAEQIAVRARDAGFEVVYQGIRLTPAQIAAAAVAEDVDVVGLSVLSGSHLRLVPNVLRLLAESGAGDVPVVVGGIIPEADAEALLAQGVKAVFTPRDYDLTTILGRVLDVLGRPALD, from the coding sequence ATGTCTGCGAGCAGCGGGAAGCGCGACCGGCCCTGGGTGATGCGCACCTACGCGGGCCACTCCACCCCGGCCGAGTCCAACGCCCTCTACCGGCGCAACCTGGCCAAGGGGCAGACCGGCCTGTCCGTGGCCTTCGACCTGCCCACCCAGACCGGCTACGACGCCGACGCGGAGCTCGCCTCGGGCGAGGTCGGCAAGGTCGGCGTGCCGATCGCGCACCGCGGCGACCTGGCCCGGCTGTTCGAGGGCATCCCGCTGGCCGAGATGAACACCTCGATGACGATCAACGCCACCGCCATGTGGCTGCTCGCGCTCTACCAGGTCGTGGCCGAGGAACAGGGTGCTGATCCGGCGCTGCTGGCCGGCACCACACAGAACGACATCGTCAAGGAGTACCTCTCCCGCGGCACCTACGCGTTCCCGCCGGCTCCGTCGCTGCGGCTGACCACGGACATGATCTGCTACACCGTCAGCGCCCTGCCGAAGTGGAACCCCATCAACATCTGCAGCTACCACCTGCAGGAGGCCGGCGCCCGGCCGGTGCAGGAGATCGCCTACGCGCTCTCCACCGCCATCACCGTGCTCGACGCCGTGCGCGACTCCGGGCAGGTCCCGGCCGACCGCTTCGACCGGGTGGTGGAGCGCATCTCCTTCTTCGTGAACGCCGGAGTGCGTTTCGTCGAAGAACTCTGCAAGATGCGTGCCTTCACCCGGCTGTGGGACGAGATCACGCGTGAGCGCTACGGCGTCACCGATGCCGCCGCACGCCGCTTCCGCTACGGAGTACAGGTCAATTCACTGGGCCTGACGGAGGCCCAGCCGGAGAACAACGTCGCGCGCATCGTGCTGGAGATGCTGGCCGTGACGCTCTCCAAGGGCGCCCGGGCCCGTGCCGTGCAGCTGCCCGCCTGGAACGAGGCGCTCGGCCTGCCGCGGCCTTGGGACCAGCAGTGGTCCCTGCGTCTGCAGCAGGTCCTCGCGTTCGAGTCGGATCTGCTCGAGCACGGCGACCTGTTCGACGGCTCCCACGTGATCGAGGCCGAGACCACGGCGCTCATCGACGCGGCGCGCGAGGAGATGGGCAAGATCGAGGACATGGGCGGGATCGTCGCCGCGGTCGAGTCCGGTTATCTCAAGGCCCAGCTCGTCTCCGCGCACGCCGAGCGCCGGGCCCGGATCGAGTCCGGCGAGCAGATCGTGGTCGGGGTCAACGCCTTCCGGGAGACCGAGCCCAATCCGCTCACCGCCGACCTCGACGCCGCCATCCAGACCGTGGACGCGGCCGTCGAGCAGGAAGCCGCCGACGCCCTGATCCGCTGGCGCGCGTCCCGGGAGGCCGCCGCCGTCGACGCGGCGCTCGCCCGGCTGCGTAAGGACGCTGTCGATCAGGGCACGAACCTGATGCCCGCGACCCTGCAGTGCGCCCGGGCCGGGGTGACCACGGGGGAGTGGGCCGGAGCGCTGCGCGAGGTCTTCGGCGAGTTCCGTGCCCCGACCGGCGTCGCCGCGGCGGCTGTGGGCACCCAGGTCTCGGCCGAACTCGCCGAGCTGCGCGCGCGGGTGCGCGCGGAGGGCGAGCGGCGCGGTCGCAGACCCCGGATGCTGGTCGGGAAACCGGGCCTGGACGGGCATTCCAACGGCGCCGAGCAGATCGCGGTGCGGGCCAGGGACGCCGGCTTCGAAGTGGTCTACCAGGGCATCCGGCTCACCCCGGCGCAGATAGCCGCGGCCGCCGTGGCGGAGGACGTGGACGTGGTGGGCCTGTCCGTGCTCTCCGGCTCGCACCTGCGCCTGGTGCCGAACGTGCTGCGGCTGCTCGCGGAATCCGGCGCGGGCGACGTGCCGGTCGTGGTCGGCGGGATCATCCCCGAGGCCGACGCGGAAGCCTTGCTCGCCCAGGGTGTCAAAGCCGTGTTCACCCCGCGCGACTACGACTTGACCACGATTCTGGGGCGAGTGCTGGACGTGCTCGGCCGGCCCGCCCTCGACTGA
- a CDS encoding IS4 family transposase yields the protein MSHSAVEGLSGRLTDHVSVGLLAAAVPRVVIDDAVAEFGRGAKRADAKLPAHVMVYFAMAMALFADEDYQEVLTRLTEVLKDWGRWDAGWECPGSGGITQARKRLGSDVVREVFEQVAQPVAGMLTRGAWLAGRRMVSIDGFEWDVPDSAANAGYFGYAGSGGNRSAFPKMRVVTLVECGSRAPIGADAGPCGGKGSGEQSAARRLYRFLDQDMLLLADRNFYSFADWCQASQTGAELLWRLGDTIALPLVAKLGDGSYTSVVFASRTSAKVREQVLAAARAGADLEEFEDRARLVRVVEYEVADRGTAGERELFCLLTTLLDARSAPAALLAAGYHERWEHEQANAQAKTVLRGPGKVMRSQSPDMVIQELYGYLLTHYAINSLICRAATEADIDPDRVKFTNAVRIIRRRIDDPAAFSP from the coding sequence GTGTCGCATAGTGCTGTGGAGGGCCTGTCGGGCCGTTTGACGGATCATGTGTCGGTCGGGTTGTTGGCGGCGGCGGTGCCGCGTGTGGTGATCGATGACGCGGTGGCGGAGTTCGGCAGGGGTGCGAAGCGGGCGGATGCGAAGCTTCCGGCGCATGTCATGGTGTATTTCGCGATGGCGATGGCGTTGTTCGCGGACGAGGACTATCAGGAGGTCCTGACCCGGTTGACCGAGGTCCTGAAGGATTGGGGGCGTTGGGACGCCGGGTGGGAGTGTCCCGGGTCGGGCGGGATCACCCAGGCGCGCAAGCGTCTGGGTTCTGACGTGGTCCGGGAGGTGTTCGAGCAGGTTGCGCAGCCGGTGGCGGGGATGCTGACGCGGGGGGCGTGGCTGGCGGGCAGGCGGATGGTCTCGATCGACGGGTTCGAGTGGGATGTGCCGGACAGTGCGGCGAACGCGGGGTACTTCGGGTACGCCGGTTCGGGCGGCAACCGGTCGGCGTTCCCGAAGATGCGGGTGGTGACGTTGGTCGAGTGCGGCTCGCGGGCTCCGATCGGCGCGGACGCGGGGCCGTGCGGCGGCAAGGGCAGCGGGGAGCAGTCCGCGGCGCGTCGGCTCTACCGGTTCCTCGACCAGGACATGCTGTTGTTGGCCGATCGCAACTTCTACTCGTTCGCCGACTGGTGTCAGGCGTCGCAGACGGGTGCTGAGCTGCTGTGGCGCCTGGGTGACACGATTGCGCTGCCGCTGGTCGCCAAGCTCGGGGACGGCTCGTACACCTCGGTGGTGTTCGCGTCGCGTACCTCGGCGAAGGTCCGTGAGCAGGTCCTGGCGGCGGCTCGGGCGGGGGCGGATCTGGAGGAGTTCGAGGATCGCGCGCGGCTGGTTCGGGTGGTGGAGTACGAGGTGGCGGACCGGGGCACCGCTGGGGAGCGGGAGCTGTTTTGCCTGCTGACGACGCTGCTGGATGCGCGCAGTGCCCCGGCCGCGCTGCTGGCGGCGGGATATCACGAGCGGTGGGAGCACGAGCAGGCGAACGCGCAGGCCAAGACGGTTCTACGGGGACCGGGGAAGGTCATGCGGTCCCAGAGCCCTGACATGGTGATCCAGGAGCTCTACGGCTACCTGCTCACCCACTATGCGATCAACTCCCTGATCTGTCGGGCCGCGACCGAGGCGGACATCGACCCGGACCGGGTGAAGTTCACCAACGCGGTCCGCATCATCCGCCGCCGGATCGATGATCCGGCGGCCTTTTCCCCCTGA
- the nucS gene encoding endonuclease NucS yields MRLVIATCSVDYAGKLAAHLPSAKRLLIQKSDGSVLVHSDGGSYKPLNWMSPPCSVREEPGVWTVTNKAGEKLVIAIEEVFHDSQHELGVDPGLRKDGVESHLQELLAVQIEMLGQGYRLIRREYPTAIGPVDILCKDATGMTVAVEIKRRGEIDGVEQLTRYLELLNRDPLLAPVRGIFAAQEIKPQARVLATDRGINCQVLDYDVLRGFDDADARLF; encoded by the coding sequence ATGCGCCTCGTCATCGCCACCTGTAGCGTCGACTACGCCGGGAAACTGGCCGCTCACCTGCCCAGTGCCAAGCGGCTGCTGATCCAGAAGTCCGACGGCTCGGTGCTCGTGCACTCCGACGGCGGCTCCTACAAGCCGCTGAACTGGATGAGCCCGCCGTGCTCGGTCCGCGAGGAGCCGGGCGTGTGGACGGTGACGAACAAGGCCGGCGAGAAGCTCGTGATCGCGATAGAAGAGGTCTTCCACGACTCCCAGCACGAGCTCGGGGTGGATCCGGGCCTGCGCAAGGACGGCGTGGAGTCGCACCTGCAGGAGCTGCTCGCGGTCCAGATCGAGATGCTGGGCCAGGGCTACCGGCTGATCCGCCGCGAATACCCCACGGCCATCGGCCCGGTCGACATCCTGTGCAAGGACGCGACCGGGATGACGGTGGCCGTGGAGATCAAGCGACGCGGCGAGATCGACGGCGTGGAGCAGCTCACCCGCTACCTCGAGCTGCTCAACCGGGACCCGCTGCTGGCCCCGGTGCGCGGGATCTTCGCGGCGCAGGAGATCAAGCCGCAGGCACGGGTGCTGGCCACGGACCGCGGCATCAACTGCCAGGTGCTGGACTACGACGTGCTGCGCGGTTTCGACGACGCCGACGCCCGGCTGTTCTAG
- a CDS encoding SCO5389 family protein, with translation MSLDVSPDLLAAAERGEVADQEFAACVRASLPYAWHMISGLATRLHVEGGPFVDNTVPPNTQEERGQLLRALASDSIRGCLERYFGVRLAFQNCHRVAVFPAADGQPGMESGAYRRFVSPRAQLLNQSPELRDC, from the coding sequence ATGTCCCTGGACGTCTCCCCCGACCTGTTGGCCGCCGCGGAGCGCGGAGAGGTCGCCGACCAGGAGTTCGCCGCCTGCGTGCGTGCCTCGCTGCCGTACGCCTGGCACATGATCAGCGGCCTGGCCACGCGGCTGCACGTCGAGGGCGGCCCCTTCGTCGACAACACCGTCCCGCCGAACACCCAGGAAGAGCGCGGCCAGCTGCTGCGCGCGCTCGCCTCGGACTCGATCCGCGGCTGCCTCGAGCGCTACTTCGGGGTGCGGCTCGCCTTCCAGAACTGCCACCGGGTCGCCGTCTTCCCGGCGGCCGACGGCCAGCCGGGCATGGAGTCCGGCGCCTATCGCCGTTTCGTCTCGCCCCGGGCCCAGTTGCTCAACCAGTCGCCGGAGTTGCGCGACTGCTGA
- a CDS encoding 3-hydroxyacyl-CoA dehydrogenase family protein translates to MSRDFRTVGVVGLGTMGAGIAEVLARNGLHVFGVEMDAASLNRGRAHVAHSTRRAVAKGKLSPEDAAALLDRITFTAELTDLAEADLVIEAIPERLELKRRLFQRLDEICRPEAVFATNTSSLSVTEISVATSRPGRVVGIHFFNPAPVMKLVEIVRTVVTEPDVLADVEALARRLGKSPVVIGDKAGFIANALLFGYLNHAATMYEARYASREDIDAAMRLGCGLPMGPLALLDLIGLDTAYEILDTMYKQSRDRLHAPAPIFKQMKTAGLLGRKSGRGFYTYEQPGVPTVVPDEATPESVKHPVPGRAIERIAVVGSGTMANGIAEVCVKAGLATVQIARGTEKAQAARAAIERSLAKAVERGKLDDESRQAALARLTSSAALSDAGDCDVVIEAVVEDLEVKAALFRELDDVCKPGAVLATTTSSLPVIDCAVMTKRPQDVVGVHFFNPAPVMKLVEVVRTVATAPDVLATVHELCDKLGKHAVDCGDRAGFIVNALLFPYLNDAVKMLQAHYATADGIDTAMKLGCGYPMGPFELLDVVGLDVALAIERVLYLEFREPGFAPAPLLEHLVTAGYLGRKAGRGFRDYTTA, encoded by the coding sequence GTGTCGCGGGACTTCAGAACAGTGGGCGTGGTGGGCCTTGGCACGATGGGCGCCGGGATCGCGGAGGTCCTGGCCCGCAACGGGCTGCACGTCTTCGGCGTCGAGATGGACGCCGCCTCGCTCAACCGGGGCCGCGCGCACGTGGCCCACTCCACCCGGCGGGCGGTGGCCAAGGGCAAGCTCAGCCCCGAGGACGCCGCCGCGCTGCTGGACCGGATCACCTTCACCGCCGAGCTGACCGACCTGGCCGAGGCCGACCTCGTGATCGAGGCCATCCCGGAGCGGCTCGAGCTCAAGCGCCGGCTCTTCCAGCGGCTCGACGAGATCTGCCGGCCCGAGGCCGTCTTCGCCACCAACACCTCCTCGCTCTCGGTCACCGAAATCTCGGTCGCCACCTCCCGGCCCGGCCGGGTCGTGGGCATCCACTTCTTCAACCCGGCGCCGGTGATGAAGCTGGTCGAGATCGTGCGCACGGTGGTGACCGAGCCGGACGTGCTCGCGGACGTGGAGGCGCTGGCGCGGCGGCTGGGCAAGTCCCCGGTGGTCATCGGCGACAAGGCCGGGTTCATCGCCAACGCCCTGCTGTTCGGCTACCTCAACCACGCCGCCACCATGTACGAGGCCAGATACGCCAGTCGCGAGGACATCGACGCGGCCATGCGCCTCGGCTGCGGCCTGCCGATGGGCCCGCTGGCGCTGCTCGACCTGATCGGGCTGGACACGGCCTACGAGATCCTCGACACGATGTACAAGCAGTCGCGCGACCGCCTGCACGCGCCGGCCCCGATCTTCAAGCAGATGAAGACGGCCGGCCTGCTCGGCCGCAAGAGCGGCCGCGGCTTCTACACCTACGAGCAGCCCGGCGTGCCCACGGTCGTGCCGGACGAGGCGACGCCCGAGAGCGTCAAGCATCCGGTGCCCGGCCGCGCGATCGAGCGGATCGCCGTCGTCGGCTCGGGCACCATGGCCAACGGCATCGCCGAGGTCTGCGTCAAGGCCGGCCTCGCCACGGTCCAGATCGCGCGCGGCACCGAGAAGGCGCAGGCGGCCCGCGCGGCCATCGAGCGCTCGCTGGCGAAGGCGGTGGAGCGCGGCAAGCTCGACGACGAGTCTCGGCAGGCCGCCCTGGCCCGGCTGACCTCCAGCGCCGCGCTGAGCGACGCAGGGGATTGCGACGTGGTGATCGAGGCGGTGGTCGAGGACCTCGAGGTCAAGGCCGCGCTGTTCCGCGAGCTCGACGACGTCTGCAAGCCCGGTGCCGTACTCGCCACCACCACCTCGAGCCTGCCGGTGATCGACTGCGCCGTGATGACGAAGCGGCCGCAGGACGTCGTGGGCGTCCACTTCTTCAACCCGGCCCCGGTCATGAAGCTGGTCGAGGTGGTGCGCACGGTGGCCACTGCCCCGGACGTGCTCGCCACCGTGCACGAGCTTTGCGACAAGCTGGGCAAGCACGCCGTGGACTGCGGCGACCGGGCCGGTTTCATCGTCAATGCCCTGCTGTTCCCGTACCTCAACGACGCGGTCAAGATGCTCCAGGCGCACTACGCCACCGCCGACGGCATCGACACCGCGATGAAGCTCGGCTGCGGCTACCCGATGGGCCCGTTCGAGCTGCTGGACGTGGTCGGGCTCGACGTCGCCCTGGCCATAGAGCGGGTGCTGTACCTGGAGTTCCGCGAGCCGGGCTTCGCCCCTGCGCCGCTGCTCGAGCACCTGGTGACGGCCGGCTATCTGGGCCGCAAGGCGGGCCGCGGCTTCCGCGACTACACCACGGCCTGA